Proteins from a single region of Lysinibacillus sp. JNUCC-52:
- a CDS encoding DUF1934 domain-containing protein, producing the protein MMVNEEKSQVNIKLISTIRPIDGESETLEMWLDGQLINKADSLYLKYEEVQDEKTIRTTMKLDKERALIMRAGAVKMRLPLNIFEQQIGHYESEFGSMPLVTQTKNMLFTRHEMRGDFHVQYDLLMGGQNVGNYTLDITFTEVQ; encoded by the coding sequence ATGATGGTGAACGAAGAAAAATCGCAGGTGAACATTAAGCTCATTTCGACGATTCGTCCGATTGATGGGGAGTCCGAAACCCTTGAAATGTGGTTAGATGGGCAGCTTATAAATAAAGCAGATTCCCTATATTTAAAATATGAAGAGGTGCAGGATGAAAAAACAATCCGCACGACGATGAAGTTAGACAAAGAACGGGCACTTATTATGCGCGCAGGGGCAGTGAAAATGCGCTTACCACTCAATATCTTTGAACAACAAATAGGCCATTATGAAAGTGAATTTGGTTCAATGCCACTCGTGACTCAAACGAAAAACATGTTATTTACTAGACATGAAATGCGCGGAGATTTTCATGTGCAGTATGATTTACTAATGGGTGGACAAAATGTTGGCAATTATACATTAGACATTACATTTACGGAGGTACAATGA
- a CDS encoding GGDEF domain-containing protein, which translates to MLLHIFVSFCITFTLIILTYWPFTHPARRQSLIKDFKPILVGISFGLTGLILSGISLNYLNGTLINIHIVPLLFSGLIGGPWSIVISGIIMAIGSLIIIPTQAILSITSLSNINLLVVSIALALLASKKPISFHTLTAYFYSLTIEITVMLVLIVTLPAILKMKIIFGFIAYALFTFFSIFAVIKRLQATSEKVQLTYHLKEKDYLTQLPNNLAIRSFAQGMVLETDNFSVLHFDVDDMKEINFKYGHLAGDGVIKQLATIINDYVEAINGIAARVAGEEFYIILKNAPPAIALYHAEKLRHQIALHSFNINAEQTTPLTVSIGISSSPDNGIEFDELSIIAAQVTADIKASGGNQVLHANNIKFDNEN; encoded by the coding sequence ATGTTACTTCACATTTTTGTCAGCTTTTGTATTACCTTTACATTAATTATTTTAACGTATTGGCCGTTTACTCATCCGGCTCGAAGACAATCATTAATTAAAGATTTCAAGCCCATTTTAGTGGGTATTTCTTTTGGTCTGACAGGTCTTATACTAAGTGGCATTTCGTTAAACTATTTGAACGGAACACTTATAAACATTCATATTGTACCGCTTCTCTTTAGCGGACTTATCGGTGGTCCGTGGTCGATTGTTATAAGTGGCATAATAATGGCTATAGGAAGCTTAATCATCATCCCTACACAAGCCATACTCTCAATCACAAGTTTATCAAATATTAATTTACTGGTGGTTTCTATTGCCCTTGCACTTCTGGCATCTAAAAAGCCCATTTCTTTTCACACATTAACAGCTTATTTTTATAGCTTGACGATTGAAATCACGGTAATGCTAGTATTAATTGTTACTTTGCCAGCGATTCTAAAGATGAAGATTATTTTTGGATTTATAGCCTACGCTCTTTTTACATTTTTTTCGATTTTCGCTGTTATTAAACGTTTACAAGCGACAAGTGAAAAAGTACAGCTAACTTATCATCTTAAAGAAAAAGACTATTTAACACAGCTTCCAAATAATTTAGCAATTCGTTCATTTGCGCAAGGAATGGTTTTAGAAACGGACAATTTTTCAGTGCTACATTTTGACGTCGATGATATGAAAGAAATTAATTTCAAGTATGGACATTTAGCGGGTGATGGGGTTATTAAACAACTCGCCACGATTATTAATGACTACGTAGAAGCTATAAACGGTATTGCCGCCCGAGTTGCTGGGGAGGAATTTTATATTATATTAAAAAATGCTCCTCCAGCCATCGCTCTATATCACGCTGAGAAACTGCGACATCAAATTGCACTTCATTCTTTCAACATTAATGCAGAGCAAACTACGCCATTAACCGTGTCGATCGGTATTAGTTCAAGTCCTGATAACGGTATAGAGTTTGATGAGCTTTCCATTATCGCCGCACAAGTTACAGCCGATATAAAAGCATCAGGTGGTAATCAAGTCTTACATGCTAATAACATCAAATTCGACAATGAAAACTAA
- the argS gene encoding arginine--tRNA ligase: MNAVEQVQQAIKTAIAQAVEKAGLVEAGTELTIHLETPKDKANGDYATNIAMQLTKLAKKPPRAIAEAILENLETTGTDIEKIEIAGPGFMNITVRKDFLAGVVTAVLEQGADYGRSNAGAGERVQVEFVSANPTGDLHLGHARGASVGDSLCNVLDMAGYAVSREYYINDAGNQINNLAYSLEARYKQALGLDADMPEDGYHGQDIIDIAGKLASEHGDSILSKSDEERFAFFRQHGLALELDKLKTDLANFRVNFDVWYSETSLYENGKIEVALDKLKANGHVFEEEGATWFRSTTFGDDKDRVLIKNDGSFTYLTPDIAYHEDKIVRGFDKLINIWGADHHGYIPRMKAAIQALGYDRDTLEVEVIQMVQLYKNGEKFKMSKRTGNAVTMRELVEEVGLDAVRYFFVKTAGDSHMDFDLDLAVSQSNENPVYYAQYAHARISSILRSATEQGFAASTANLSLLTAEKEIDLLKKVGDFPKVVADAAKHRTPHRIANYIQETAAAFHSFYNAEKVLDASNKELTEARLALITAVRTTIANALRLIGVSAPEKM; this comes from the coding sequence ATGAACGCAGTAGAACAAGTACAACAAGCCATTAAGACGGCGATTGCACAGGCTGTTGAAAAAGCTGGCTTAGTTGAAGCTGGCACAGAGTTAACGATTCACCTTGAAACACCTAAGGATAAAGCAAACGGTGATTATGCAACAAATATTGCAATGCAATTAACAAAATTAGCTAAAAAGCCACCGCGTGCAATTGCTGAGGCAATTTTAGAAAACTTAGAAACTACAGGTACTGATATCGAAAAAATTGAGATCGCAGGTCCTGGCTTTATGAATATTACTGTCCGTAAAGATTTCTTAGCAGGTGTTGTAACAGCAGTCCTTGAGCAAGGTGCAGATTATGGACGCTCAAACGCAGGAGCTGGTGAAAGAGTACAAGTGGAGTTTGTGTCAGCAAATCCAACTGGCGACCTTCATCTAGGTCATGCACGTGGAGCATCTGTAGGGGATTCATTGTGTAATGTTTTAGATATGGCTGGCTATGCAGTATCTCGTGAATACTACATTAACGATGCAGGTAATCAAATTAATAACTTAGCTTACTCTCTAGAAGCACGTTATAAGCAAGCTTTAGGTCTTGATGCAGATATGCCAGAAGATGGCTATCACGGTCAGGATATTATCGATATTGCAGGTAAATTAGCGAGTGAGCATGGGGATTCGATTTTATCAAAATCTGATGAAGAGCGTTTTGCATTTTTCCGTCAACATGGTCTAGCATTAGAATTAGATAAATTGAAAACAGATTTAGCGAACTTCCGCGTTAATTTTGATGTATGGTATTCTGAAACATCATTATATGAAAACGGAAAAATTGAAGTGGCGTTAGATAAATTAAAAGCGAATGGTCATGTTTTTGAGGAAGAGGGCGCTACTTGGTTCCGTTCAACAACATTTGGTGATGATAAAGATCGTGTATTAATAAAAAATGACGGTTCTTTCACGTACCTTACACCAGATATCGCATACCATGAAGATAAAATTGTTCGTGGCTTTGATAAACTAATTAACATCTGGGGCGCTGACCACCATGGTTATATCCCACGTATGAAAGCGGCGATTCAAGCGCTTGGTTATGATCGAGACACACTTGAAGTAGAAGTAATTCAAATGGTTCAGTTATATAAAAACGGCGAGAAATTTAAGATGTCAAAACGTACAGGGAATGCTGTAACGATGCGTGAGCTTGTTGAAGAAGTTGGACTAGACGCTGTGCGTTACTTCTTCGTGAAAACAGCAGGTGATTCGCATATGGACTTTGACCTTGATTTAGCCGTATCCCAATCAAACGAAAACCCAGTCTACTATGCGCAATATGCGCATGCGCGTATTTCTTCAATTTTACGTTCAGCAACTGAACAAGGCTTTGCGGCTTCCACAGCGAACTTAAGCCTGTTAACTGCTGAAAAAGAGATTGATTTATTGAAAAAAGTTGGTGATTTCCCGAAAGTTGTAGCGGATGCAGCAAAACACCGTACACCGCACCGTATCGCTAACTATATTCAAGAAACAGCAGCTGCATTCCATAGCTTCTATAATGCTGAAAAAGTATTAGATGCTTCGAATAAAGAGCTAACAGAAGCGCGTTTAGCACTTATTACAGCTGTACGTACTACTATTGCTAACGCATTACGTCTAATCGGCGTATCTGCACCAGAAAAAATGTAA
- a CDS encoding RidA family protein, with amino-acid sequence MKQVFINQEPIGHYSPGMISNGNLYISGQTSVDPATGKPATGGIHAETLMALQKMEVVLQASGLTKEAVVMCRVYITSSDLWGDVNEAYAQFFGTHKPARAIIPIKELSHGCLIELEAIAEL; translated from the coding sequence ATGAAGCAAGTATTTATCAATCAAGAACCTATCGGGCATTATTCACCAGGAATGATTAGTAACGGCAATTTGTATATATCCGGGCAAACTTCAGTAGATCCAGCTACTGGCAAACCTGCAACGGGTGGTATTCACGCTGAAACGTTAATGGCTCTTCAAAAAATGGAGGTTGTTCTTCAAGCAAGTGGACTTACTAAAGAGGCTGTCGTCATGTGTAGAGTTTATATTACCTCTTCTGATTTATGGGGAGACGTAAATGAAGCCTATGCACAATTTTTCGGTACTCATAAGCCTGCGCGTGCCATTATCCCCATTAAAGAATTAAGCCACGGCTGCTTAATTGAATTGGAGGCTATTGCTGAGCTTTAA
- a CDS encoding threonine ammonia-lyase produces the protein MLTVEKIQAAKIKLAPYIYQTPVVRLHGLDDLLNCNVSIKAENMQKTNSFKLRGALNKLLSMPLEQLQHGVVAASSGNHGKGVAFAAKLLNIPATIVLPETAPSIKVDGIRALGANVVQCKLAERHLITEALSLEHGYAIIHPYDDYDIMAGQGTVAIEILEQLPQVNAIVVPIGGGGLISGVATAIKALAPHVKIIGAEPAVVSRYSESIKSGERLLLKEQKSLADALLTLQPGERNFPIVQKIVDDIVRVDEASIESGMKTLLEAGKILAEPSSAIGIGAALQGHLPISKNDDVCFLISGGNVGLNQLQHL, from the coding sequence ATGTTAACCGTTGAAAAAATCCAAGCCGCCAAAATTAAACTTGCACCTTATATTTATCAAACGCCTGTCGTGCGCTTACACGGACTTGACGATTTGTTAAATTGCAACGTTTCGATTAAAGCCGAAAATATGCAAAAAACGAATTCCTTTAAATTACGCGGTGCTCTTAATAAACTGTTGTCGATGCCACTTGAACAATTACAGCATGGCGTTGTTGCAGCCTCCTCTGGCAATCATGGTAAAGGTGTTGCCTTCGCAGCGAAACTATTAAATATTCCAGCAACAATTGTTTTACCAGAGACAGCACCAAGTATAAAAGTTGATGGTATTCGAGCGCTAGGTGCAAACGTTGTTCAATGTAAACTTGCAGAACGGCATTTAATTACGGAAGCACTAAGTTTAGAACATGGCTATGCTATCATTCACCCTTATGATGATTATGACATTATGGCCGGCCAAGGAACGGTAGCAATAGAAATATTAGAACAACTCCCTCAAGTAAATGCAATCGTTGTGCCAATTGGTGGGGGTGGGCTAATAAGTGGGGTCGCCACTGCTATAAAAGCTTTAGCTCCTCATGTCAAAATAATTGGGGCAGAACCAGCTGTCGTCTCACGTTATTCAGAAAGTATAAAGTCTGGTGAAAGATTACTTTTAAAAGAGCAAAAATCTTTAGCTGACGCACTCTTAACTTTACAGCCTGGTGAGCGAAACTTCCCCATTGTTCAAAAAATTGTCGATGACATTGTTCGTGTAGACGAGGCTTCTATAGAAAGTGGGATGAAAACATTGCTAGAAGCAGGCAAAATATTGGCTGAGCCCTCCTCTGCTATTGGAATCGGAGCAGCTCTTCAAGGGCATTTACCAATTTCGAAAAACGATGATGTTTGCTTCCTTATTTCAGGTGGCAATGTTGGGTTAAATCAATTACAGCATTTATAA